The Glycine soja cultivar W05 chromosome 8, ASM419377v2, whole genome shotgun sequence genome has a window encoding:
- the LOC114422215 gene encoding cytochrome P450 71D10-like, which yields MVMEVHDHTSYLIYFISSIIVFALFKLVQRSDSKTSSTCCKLPPGPRTLPLIGNMHQFVGSLPVHHCLKNLADNYGPLMHLKLGEVSNIIVTSQEMAQEIMKTRDLNFSDRPNLVSSRIVSYNGSNIVFSQHGEYWRQLRKICTVELLTAKRVQSFRSIREEEVAELVKKIAATASEAEGSNIFNLTENIYSVTFGIAARAAFGKKSRYQQVFISNIDKQLKLMGGFSVADLYPSSRVLQMMGASGKLEKVHKVTDRVLQDIIDEHKNRTRSSSNEECEAVEDLVDVLLKFQKESSEFPLTDENIKAVIQDIFIGGGETSSSVVEWGMSEMLRNPRVMEQAQAEVRRVYDRKGHVDETELHQLVYLKSIIKETLRLHPPVPLLVPRVSRERCQINGYEIPSKTRVIINAWAIGRNPKYWAEAESFKPERFLNSSIDFRGTDFEFIPFGAGRRICPGITFAIPNIELPLAQLLYHFDWKLPNKMNIEELDMKESNGITLRRENDLCLIPIARQP from the exons ATGGTCATGGAGGTTCACGACCACACCTCTTACTTAATTTACTTCATTAGCTCTATTATTGTCTTCGCGTTATTCAAATTAGTTCAAAGATCGGATTCCAAAACCTCCTCTACCTGCTGCAAATTGCCCCCAGGACCAAGGACACTACCGCTCATAGGAAACATGCACCAGTTTGTTGGCTCACTGCCGGTTCATCACTGCTTAAAAAATTTGGCAGATAATTATGGGCCGCTAATGCATCTAAAACTAGGAGAGGTATCTAACATCATAGTCACTTCACAAGAAATGGCACAAGAGATTATGAAGACACGCGATCTCAACTTCTCTGATAGGCCAAACCTTGTATCATCTAGAATAGTTTCTTACAACGGCTCTAACATTGTCTTCAGTCAACATGGAGAGTATTGGAGGCAACTACGAAAAATATGCACAGTGGAGCTACTAACTGCAAAGCGCGTGCAGTCTTTTCGGTCCATAAGAGAAGAGGAGGTGGCAgaactagttaaaaaaatagcTGCAACTGCAAGTGAAGCAGAAGGGTCCAATATTTTTAATCTCACCGAGAACATTTACTCGGTGACTTTTGGGATAGCGGCACGAGCGGCTTTTGGTAAGAAGAGCAGATACCAACAAGTGTTCATATCAAACATTGATAAACAGTTGAAGCTTATGGGAGGGTTTTCTGTTGCTGATCTCTACCCTTCTAGTAGAGTGCTTCAGATGATGGGGGCTTCGGGGAAACTTGAAAAAGTGCATAAAGTGACAGATAGGGTATTGCAAGACATCATCGACGAACACAAAAATAGAACCAGAAGCAGCAGCAACGAGGAGTGTGAAGCAGTGGAAGATCTAGTTGATGTTCTTCTCAAGTTTCAAAAGGAATCGTCGGAATTTCCCTTGACTGATGAAAACATTAAAGCCGTCATCCAG GACATATTCATTGGTGGAGGCGAAACATCATCTTCTGTTGTGGAATGGGGGATGTCAGAAATGTTAAGGAACCCGAGGGTGATGGAACAAGCACAAGCTGAGGTCAGAAGAGTATATGATAGGAAGGGACATGTAGATGAGACAGAATTGCACCAATTGGTATACTTAAAGTCCATCATCAAAGAAACCTTGAGGTTACACCCGCCTGTGCCATTGTTGGTTCCTAGAGTAAGTAGAGAAAGGTGCCAAATCAATGGATATGAGATACCCTCTAAGACTAGGGTCATTATCAATGCTTGGGCAATTGGAAGGAATCCTAAGTATTGGGCTGAAGCTGAGAGTTTTAAACCCGAGAGGTTTCTTAATAGCTCCATTGATTTTAGGGGCACAGACTTTGAATTTATCCCATTTGGTGCTGGAAGGAGGATATGCCCAGGCATTACATTTGCCATACCCAACATTGAGT